The DNA segment GGACGACGCCAATAATCAGCAGTCAATCGGCGAGGCCATCATTCTTTCCATCACATTACAGAGCTTGAAGCTTGTGGACCCATTCTTTTATGCTCACTGAGACGAGTATTCTACACATAGCATCCCAGACCCTAAGTTTGCCAATGTATTTGTGTCAAAGTATTTTAGACCACGCGCTGTGGCTTCAGGAAGGTCGCATCTGTCAGCATCTTATTTGCGGATGACAGttctctctccttccaCGTCGACGCCGGAGGGAGTAATAGAGAAGGGCTATTCCTCCAGCTTTTCAAAGTCTGCAGAACTCGAAATACTTAGGAAAGTTCTGGGGATGTAGAATACGATACTATCTGCTATGACGAGGAGACAGTTCAGCTTGAATTTGGGTGAGCACTTAGGGTTAAGAGAATTGTGCAAAGTCGCATGGAGTCAATCAGCGTTCGTCTGCTCACGGACTCGTAGTTTCACTGCAATATTTGTGGACCGAAGGTCGGGTCGTCTTTGAGATGCGTAGAGCAGATAGAAGAGCAGCGGTTACTCAATTTTCTGGGTTGAAGACCAGCCTGGCATGTATTGCCACTGTTGTGCTCTGTAAGGGTTGGTGAAAGACGTTGTACCCTCGAGTCTGAAGTTGTGGGACTATTCAAGCAAGTCCTACAGAGAGAAAACTGGTATACTCATTGCATAGATGGCATTTGTTGGTAGATTTTCAGCTTACAGTGATTTGCTTCGCTTTCGAATAGGCTGCGGTGGTCCTTAGGTTAAATCAGTTTTCGTCGTATCTGACTGTCCTGTGGAACTACTTGCAATTAAACGACCGTCGAGATTGACGATCCAATTTGCAAAGAATATATCATTGCTTAAACAAAAATTCTCTCATAATCTATTAGCTCCTGATCAGCATAACAAAGATAGATAGACTTTGAGTTAGTTGCGATCGGAGTCGTTTATCTCAGTAACAGCCGGTAACTGAATGCCGAGAGATGACACGAATGCGAAGTAATTGGTTGATCCACTCAATATGCGAAAATATCGTTCCCGGATAACGTCGCGAAAATGGAGGCGGTAGAATCAGGAGAAGACGGACCATCCTGGTGTTGAGCGCGGAACATATGCATCGGATGCATGCATAAGTAAAGGAGCCAGACGAGATGGAGAATGTGATTGCTGTAAATGGGCTTCGACGATTGGTTGCTTAGTGCCACACCTGTGATTTTGCCCGGAAATCGCCGAATACCACCTTCGTTGCGCTCTGTACATCCTTCATTGTACACCTCATCTCTTCTCGTCAACTATACACAATGTCCCTTCTCAGATCAGCCCGTGTCCTCCGACTCTCCAGACCCGTCTCCCTTGCTAGGAGTTACGCCACCCCTCCAACTCCTTCCACAGCCCCCCTTCCCGAGAAGCAACCGGATGCCTCTTCTCCTGCCTACCTTCAACAATCGCCGAACGTCCCTACAACCTGGTCCACAAGCCAGAATCCCAAGCCTCATGCGTACGATAACGCGCGTTTCGAACAAACTGCTTGGGAATTTCAACCCAATGAGCCAAGCGCGATGGGAATGGTTGCAGAGTACCCTGTGAGGCTCGTTCAAGGAAGGAAAGCTGCTTGTGATGGTGGTGAGTCAATGGTTGCATGTTGTGATATGATAGCTATTGGAGTAGAAGGGCTGACAGGATGTTTTTATAGGCGGTGGTGCTCTTGGTCACCCCAAAATTTTTATCAACCTTGTGAGTCCCTGCCATTGTACTTTATCTGACTAGCGCTAATGTTCCAAACAGGATAAGCCCGGTATGTCAAATTAGAGAAATCGCGGAACTCCTGCTGACCGATTATGACTTATCAAGGACCCAAGGTTTGCGGCTACTGGTAAGTGTATGGATCAGCTCGGTGAGATGACTTGGCTAATAAGAACATCACAGTGGTATCCGCTTCGAGCAAGCACACGATGCGCACCACTAGACTGTATCATATGGGGATGTTTTGGGACGGATGCATGGGCTATTGCGCATACAGGAAGCGCTAGAGAATACTGACAGTAGTGATTACTATGCTTTTCCGCACCACCAATTACTTGTTTATCATTCTCCATGACAAGTTAACAATCGATAAAGCAACTGCTTGCTTTTGAGCCAGAGTCGCAATTATCCAGACAGCTCCTCCGACATCCTCAAATGTTCCAACATGCGCCTTGTCGAATTCGTATTGTGTTCAACGACGATAATGACTGAGAGGCTGTGGACAGAAGGAAAACTGCTGGGTGGATCCTTGCGGCAAAGTTACGGTGCCCTCGCTTGTGGTTGAGACTTGCTTCACGTTGGAGGAGTTTAGCAAAGCAATGTTCAGCGAGCGCTTTGATATCATTACCTGCAAGCGGAAAAACTGATATGGCGCTTACTCGCAGCTCGTAACTAATACCATTCTCTGAATTTTCTCGAACAGAACCATATCTACCTCCAGATATTCGAAACCTATGCTGGTAGTGTTGGTATCCTTGAAACTAAATGGACCCCGCGCATCCATGCATGGTGCGCATTTTATACTTACTGCGTGACCAAGCGGCAGGCCTTCCCATATGCGGAAGGTCTTCCATCTTGTTGCCTTTGTGTAGGTCAGAGTTGTAAGTTGATTAATGCCTTTTACTGATATAAAATTAACGAACCCAAGAGGAAAGACAAATGGAGCAAGGAAACGTTTGGAGATAGAACTCATGATCCGGAACAGACGGGCCGTAAACCAAGGGCCTTTCCTTTGACTTCGGAACCATATCGTTTTTTGGCAGGAGTAATGTCATGATGGGAGCTAGTTGCAACGAAGGATACGACAAGATTATACCCACGACCACATCTGCGTATCTCCAATTTCAACCTCTTCGTCGTCATACCATCGGACTCCCAACACATGATTCTTCAGTCCCTGTCTAATATCAACATTTACCTCCctatcttcttctgcaaCCCAAGCCTTCACAAGGCTACTCTGTGGATCTAATCCCCATATTTCTCCTTCTATCCACGGGGCTCCGGCATCTTTGACAGCTTTATCCAGCATTCTTAGCATAGCGGGTAGAAGAACTGGTGTAACGTTATGCACAAAAGTGACGGCAAGCTTGTTGCTTACCCAAGGGTTATATAGGGAGATCATAACAATGACTTCTTCATGctttttgcctttttccGGCCTGAGCCTGAACCCAAAGGGAATCGGTTTGGTACGTCACGCTGGCTGACGGCTA comes from the Cryptococcus gattii WM276 chromosome M, complete sequence genome and includes:
- a CDS encoding uncharacterized protein (Similar to TIGR gene model, INSD accession AAW46749.1), producing MSLLRSARVLRLSRPVSLARSYATPPTPSTAPLPEKQPDASSPAYLQQSPNVPTTWSTSQNPKPHAYDNARFEQTAWEFQPNEPSAMGMVAEYPVRLVQGRKAACDGGGGALGHPKIFINLVRPKVCGYCGIRFEQAHDAHH